The Tubulanus polymorphus chromosome 3, tnTubPoly1.2, whole genome shotgun sequence nucleotide sequence atgttactatggtatttatccgctggttatctttaaccaattttcgagcaactgggccctgattTTTCTTATGTCTGAGTTGGTTGAGGTTTTACTGTATGCATCATTAATTCTGAAAACGTTACCTCTGAGAATTTTTGTGACTTGCAATGAAAACACGTGGGCATTGTGTGAACAGTTGGAACATGTGAGCCATATGTAGACGATGTTGTTCTGTACATCGGATTATGGGTTTGTGTGCCGTACCCTTTCAGCCATTCTgaaattatataaaatcatttcaagatttatttgaagttTTCACGATTCGAAAAACCAGTTCGATCTGATCAAAGAAGGCTTAACGTATTATCTTATAAAAAAAGAACAGAGCCCTTAAGAGAAAGAATTATAGAACAAGGCAAAATGTACCCACCATCTGGATCAGGCTGTATAGGGGGTGGAGTTGGGAAACACTCCGAGCATGTAAACACGGGGTTTCCAGGGTTATAACATTGGcctaaaaacaaaattgaaattatcttATTTCCGAGGTAGCTTTAAACACAAATCTTACCATATGGCAAAAATCTTTCCAAATTTCCAAATTGGTGATGTGTAGAAATGTAACAACATCCTAGCTTTGCCATAAGGAAAAGATTTGTggtaaaataaatataatttaccATACCAGGATTATCAAATCGACCAGGAATTGATTGTATTCTGTAATAATCAGATGTTTTTGCACCTTTTGGAACTCCTCCTGGTCCAACTGAGTTTGAAGTATTCAGTTCATCAGTTGCAACATTCGATTGTTCAACCTGCTGCAAGAAAAACAGTGAGATGGAATAAAAAAGAGCCAAGACTGTTTAAAAAAGCGGTCTCTGTTGTGTGTTGTGACAGAAAACAGTGGAGCGCAATCCCTCAGCCGTTTACACTAATATTACTCAATATTGTCAAATGAATAATTACCATCATATCTCCTTCACCAGTAGCCATAATCACAGCAGCGACACTGACAAAATAGTAAATAATGAGCTGAGCCTGGGAGCAGTGCAACCTAAATGTCAAATCGTCAAATCGACGAAtctgtttatttatttgcgtCGTCATAGAGATATACTATGATGCCCCCTATTAGGGGACATAGGAACGAGTTAGTATGATCGAATCCCATAATATTAACATATATATAGATTGacaagataaaataaaatgggTGTTTTGAATGACATAAATTGCAGAGAATTAATAAGAATATCCAGACCACTCACTATATAAAAATCGAATATAAGAAAAAGGTTGCCAATTTTGGGATTCGACCTACCAGTTATCGAAAAACCAAGATGGCAGCCTCCAtgaatttttagaaatattttgaattttacacgaaaatgttaaatttcgGCGATACTGGCGAATGTCAAGCGTGTCTCTCAAAACTCGAATCTAAAATTAACCTATTCAAGACAGAAAATGGAAGGTATTATTtggaaatctatttcaaatttgattgatACGCTATTTTGGACCAGCCAGCTGCCCCGTCTGTGACCCACCAGTAAACTAAAGCATCACTCAGTGATGTGTGTTGTTAGTTACTATTATAGTGAATGTTGTGTACAGGAATTTGCATTGATGGTCATGTTTTTGGTCTCTCCTTGTGTTTTTAAGGTCGCAGTTAAATGAATGTGAGTcattattgaatgaattaagttCAATATATGAGAGTCTCATCGAGTTCAATGGTGAAAATAAAGGAAGTTCGATTTACAGAATTTCAATTCAGATTCTTACTGAAGGTTTCCGTGCATTGAGAAATGCTTGTGCAGGATGTCCACAGAATCAGAATCTTATTTCTCAAAGGTATTGCTGTCATCGATGTTAAAGTAATTCATGTCTCTTCTTCAAATTCTATTGATCTGTATGATAAAAACTACAATTTTTTCTCTAGAGAAAAAGTTTTGGAACATATCAGGACACTGTTTCTATCCCTGGTTGAAAAGGATTATACAGAAATGAAAGATCTTGGTAATGTACTTCATAGTGACCTCCACTCTCTGTGTCATTaacatcaatgaaaattattttctgattttcttcttcagttttatcatgtttatGCTGTGGCGTTCAGTTCTTAGGAAATTTTGTCACTGGCAGTGAGCAGAACCAGAACATAGTTTGGCGATTTTATCTAGATCTATTTAAGTAAGTTATTTTCTCTGTATGCATGTTAAACTGGAAAAATAATGGCATGGATGTagatttgattcaaattttacagcaaattcTTAtcacttgaaaatgaaaagttgaATTCTTACACGTGTATGGTGATATATAACTGTTCTACTGAAGAGCACAGATCTGAACTGATAACAACTGATGATGGACAAGTACTGATAAAAGGCATCCTACAGAGTTTAATGAAACATGATTCTGAATGGGGGTAAGATCATAGTTAATAATCTGTCCTACTTAAATTGCTGTACGATTTTGATCGtagaataatttgattttaaagcAGGGAAATTG carries:
- the LOC141902398 gene encoding piercer of microtubule wall 1 protein-like isoform X3 gives rise to the protein MATGEGDMMQVEQSNVATDELNTSNSVGPGGVPKGAKTSDYYRIQSIPGRFDNPEWLKGYGTQTHNPMYRTTSSTYGSHVPTVHTMPTCFHCKSQKFSEHLGQCGMYRNHSLNTGKNHTLI
- the LOC141902398 gene encoding piercer of microtubule wall 1 protein-like isoform X4; the encoded protein is MATGEGDMMVEQSNVATDELNTSNSVGPGGVPKGAKTSDYYRIQSIPGRFDNPEWLKGYGTQTHNPMYRTTSSTYGSHVPTVHTMPTCFHCKSQKFSEHLGQCGMYRNHSLNTGKNHTLI
- the LOC141902398 gene encoding piercer of microtubule wall 1 protein-like isoform X1 — protein: MATGEGDMMQVEQSNVATDELNTSNSVGPGGVPKGQCYNPGNPVFTCSECFPTPPPIQPDPDEWLKGYGTQTHNPMYRTTSSTYGSHVPTVHTMPTCFHCKSQKFSEHLGQCGMYRNHSLNTGKNHTLI
- the LOC141902398 gene encoding piercer of microtubule wall 1 protein-like isoform X2; its protein translation is MATGEGDMMVEQSNVATDELNTSNSVGPGGVPKGQCYNPGNPVFTCSECFPTPPPIQPDPDEWLKGYGTQTHNPMYRTTSSTYGSHVPTVHTMPTCFHCKSQKFSEHLGQCGMYRNHSLNTGKNHTLI